The following are encoded in a window of Thiohalobacter sp. IOR34 genomic DNA:
- a CDS encoding anhydro-N-acetylmuramic acid kinase — MSELYLGLMSGTSLDAVDAVAVDLGQAEPRLLAALSHPLPAGLRAEILALSHGVANDAVDRLGQLDHNLGICFAEAVTELCRRAGLEPDQIRAIGSHGQTLRHRPQPPAPFSLQIGDPNLIAERTGITTVADFRRRDLAAGGQGAPLVPAFHAAVFRSQEEQRVVLNIGGMANITCLPADPEPPVTGFDTGPGNVLIDIWIQEQRGQPFDRDGAWAASGRVDEALLERMLEEDFFAQPPPKSTGRELFNRAWLQRQLAQRRLAAEDVQATLTALTATSIAQAIERWARGTARILLCGGGARNNELIRQLRDLLPACSIESTGRHGLEPEWVEAVAFAWLAKQTLEGRPGNLPSVTGAGHPVVLGAIYPGQSVCPSS; from the coding sequence ATGTCCGAGCTCTATCTTGGCCTGATGTCCGGCACCAGCCTGGACGCCGTGGACGCCGTGGCCGTTGATCTGGGGCAGGCGGAGCCCCGCCTGCTGGCCGCCCTCAGCCATCCCCTGCCCGCCGGGCTGCGTGCCGAGATCCTGGCCCTGAGTCATGGCGTGGCCAACGATGCCGTCGACCGCCTCGGACAGCTCGACCACAATCTGGGGATCTGCTTCGCCGAGGCCGTGACCGAACTCTGCCGGCGCGCCGGACTGGAGCCGGACCAGATCCGGGCCATCGGCAGCCACGGCCAGACCCTGCGCCACCGCCCACAGCCGCCGGCGCCCTTCTCCCTGCAGATCGGAGACCCCAACCTGATCGCGGAACGCACCGGCATCACCACCGTGGCCGACTTCCGCCGCCGCGACCTGGCGGCCGGCGGCCAGGGCGCCCCGCTGGTACCGGCCTTCCATGCCGCGGTCTTTCGCAGCCAGGAGGAACAGAGGGTGGTACTCAACATCGGCGGCATGGCCAACATCACCTGCCTGCCCGCCGACCCCGAGCCCCCGGTCACCGGCTTCGACACCGGACCCGGCAACGTGCTGATCGACATCTGGATCCAGGAACAGCGGGGGCAGCCCTTCGACCGCGACGGCGCCTGGGCGGCCAGCGGGCGAGTCGACGAGGCACTGCTGGAACGGATGCTGGAGGAGGACTTCTTCGCACAGCCGCCACCGAAGAGCACCGGCCGGGAACTGTTCAACCGCGCCTGGCTGCAGCGGCAACTGGCCCAGCGCAGGCTGGCGGCGGAAGACGTGCAGGCCACGCTCACGGCGCTGACCGCAACCAGCATCGCCCAGGCCATCGAGCGTTGGGCAAGGGGGACGGCGCGCATCCTGCTCTGCGGGGGGGGCGCCCGCAACAACGAGCTGATTCGCCAGCTGCGCGACCTGCTGCCCGCCTGCAGTATCGAATCCACGGGCCGCCATGGACTGGAACCGGAGTGGGTGGAGGCGGTGGCCTTCGCCTGGCTGGCGAAACAGACCCTCGAAGGCCGGCCTGGCAACCTGCCCTCCGTCACCGGCGCCGGCCACCCCGTGGTGCTCGGCGCCATCTACCCGGGGCAATCGGTCTGCCCTTCCAGCTAG
- the tyrS gene encoding tyrosine--tRNA ligase, which translates to MSSPDEALQAITRGTSEVLLEAELLDRLKAGRALRVKAGFDPTAPDLHLGHTVLINKLRTFQDLGHEVLFLIGDFTGMIGDPTGKSATRPPLTRDEVIENARSYEQQIFKILDPEKTLVMFNSSWMNEMSPADLIQLAARHTVARMLERDDFAKRYKAGQPIAIHEFLYPLIQGYDSVALRADVELGGTDQKFNLLVGRELQKHYGQPPQVVITLPILEGLDGVQKMSKSLGNYVGIDEPPAEMFGKIMSISDELMWRWFELLSFRPLAEIEGLRREVEEGRNPRDVKFLLAGEIVARFHGEDAAKKAHEAFVARFQKGAMPDDMPELSLPAEGGKLPIANLLKLAGLVQSTSEALRMIRQGAVRIDGDRIEDGRLEIAAGESHVYQVGKRRFARVSLV; encoded by the coding sequence ATGTCGTCACCGGATGAAGCCCTGCAGGCGATTACGCGCGGCACCAGCGAGGTGCTGCTCGAAGCGGAGCTGCTCGACCGACTCAAGGCGGGGCGCGCGCTGCGCGTCAAGGCCGGCTTCGACCCCACGGCGCCCGATCTGCACCTCGGACATACGGTGCTGATCAACAAGTTGCGCACCTTTCAGGATCTCGGCCACGAGGTGCTGTTCCTGATCGGCGACTTCACCGGCATGATCGGCGACCCCACCGGCAAGAGCGCCACGCGGCCGCCGCTGACCCGCGACGAGGTGATCGAGAACGCGCGTAGCTACGAGCAGCAGATCTTCAAGATCCTCGACCCGGAAAAGACCCTGGTGATGTTCAATTCCAGCTGGATGAACGAGATGTCGCCGGCCGATCTGATCCAGCTGGCCGCCAGGCACACGGTGGCGCGGATGCTGGAGCGCGACGACTTCGCCAAGCGTTACAAGGCCGGCCAGCCGATCGCCATCCACGAGTTCCTCTATCCGCTGATCCAGGGCTACGATTCGGTGGCCCTGCGTGCCGACGTGGAGCTCGGCGGTACCGACCAGAAGTTCAACCTGCTGGTGGGCCGCGAGCTGCAGAAGCACTACGGGCAGCCGCCCCAGGTGGTGATCACCCTGCCCATCCTCGAGGGGCTGGACGGCGTGCAGAAGATGTCCAAGTCACTGGGCAACTACGTCGGCATCGACGAGCCGCCGGCGGAGATGTTCGGCAAGATCATGTCCATCTCCGACGAGCTGATGTGGCGCTGGTTCGAGCTGCTCAGCTTTCGTCCCCTGGCGGAGATCGAGGGCCTGCGGCGGGAGGTGGAGGAGGGCAGAAATCCGCGTGACGTCAAGTTCCTGCTGGCCGGGGAGATCGTCGCTCGCTTCCATGGCGAGGATGCGGCGAAGAAGGCCCACGAGGCCTTCGTCGCCCGTTTTCAGAAAGGCGCCATGCCCGATGACATGCCCGAGCTGAGCTTGCCGGCGGAGGGCGGAAAACTGCCCATTGCCAACCTGCTCAAGCTGGCCGGGCTGGTGCAGAGCACCTCCGAGGCGCTGCGCATGATCCGCCAGGGAGCGGTGCGCATCGATGGCGACCGGATCGAGGACGGGCGGCTTGAAATCGCGGCTGGCGAGAGCCATGTCTACCAGGTCGGCAAGCGCCGTTTTGCGCGGGTCAGCCTCGTCTGA
- a CDS encoding peptidoglycan DD-metalloendopeptidase family protein, protein MNKPLFVKQDYKVLLETPRGTRSGFRPLHWWVLGIAAAGGMLLFSSSPEEASARRADSLALALPGTGGEALETQAAQRLTRLPLPPAETSRPGPQDRPATTTETPPTAATAEPGEAARQPLTAATPSSPPPGRWHEARVKPGDSLARIFARLDLSPRELHAVMSLGKNVAALKRIHPGQKLQFRVDDQGRLLELKFEKDRLHALQVLRDAEGFSSREIARSPEHVTAHASATIDSSLFLAAQKAGLSDNLTMELAGIFGWDIDFALDIRAGDRFTVLYEELYLDGEKIGNGAILAAEFVNQGRVYRALRYTDTRGHSDYYTPQGKSMRKAFLRTPVAFSRISSRFSLGRKHPILNRIRAHKGVDYAAPYGTPVKATGDGKIVFRGAKGGYGKTVVLQHGSRYSTLYAHLSRFARSLKPGSRVRQGQVIGYVGQSGLATGPHLHYEFRVNGTHRNPLTVKLPAAAPIESRYRADFENHSRSLLAQLELVRERETQVALNRN, encoded by the coding sequence GTGAACAAGCCGCTGTTCGTGAAGCAGGACTATAAAGTACTTCTGGAGACGCCCCGCGGGACGCGGTCCGGGTTTCGCCCGCTGCACTGGTGGGTGCTGGGCATCGCCGCCGCCGGCGGCATGCTGCTGTTCAGTTCCTCCCCGGAGGAGGCCAGCGCCCGCCGCGCCGACAGCCTCGCCCTGGCCCTGCCAGGAACCGGCGGCGAGGCGCTCGAGACACAGGCCGCCCAGCGACTGACCCGCCTGCCCCTGCCCCCCGCCGAGACCAGCCGCCCCGGCCCGCAGGACCGTCCGGCCACAACGACGGAAACCCCGCCGACCGCAGCAACCGCCGAGCCTGGCGAAGCCGCCCGGCAGCCACTGACGGCAGCCACCCCGAGCAGTCCGCCCCCGGGCCGCTGGCACGAGGCCCGGGTCAAGCCAGGTGACAGCCTGGCCCGCATCTTCGCCCGCCTCGACCTCAGCCCCCGCGAGCTGCATGCCGTCATGAGCCTGGGCAAGAACGTCGCCGCCCTGAAACGCATCCACCCGGGCCAGAAACTGCAGTTCCGGGTCGACGACCAGGGTCGCCTGCTGGAGCTGAAATTCGAGAAGGACCGCCTCCATGCCCTGCAGGTGCTGCGCGACGCCGAGGGGTTCAGCAGCCGTGAGATCGCGCGCAGCCCCGAACATGTCACCGCCCACGCCTCGGCCACCATCGATTCCTCGCTGTTCCTCGCGGCGCAGAAGGCGGGGCTGTCCGACAACCTGACCATGGAACTGGCCGGCATCTTCGGCTGGGACATCGATTTCGCCCTCGACATCCGCGCCGGCGACCGCTTCACCGTGCTCTACGAGGAACTCTATCTGGACGGCGAGAAGATCGGCAACGGCGCCATCCTGGCCGCCGAGTTCGTCAACCAGGGTCGCGTCTACCGGGCCCTGCGCTACACCGATACCCGCGGCCACAGCGACTACTACACCCCGCAGGGCAAGAGCATGCGCAAGGCCTTCCTGCGTACTCCGGTCGCCTTCTCGCGGATCAGCTCACGCTTCAGCCTCGGCCGAAAACACCCGATCCTGAACCGCATCCGTGCCCACAAGGGCGTGGACTATGCCGCCCCCTACGGCACCCCGGTGAAGGCCACCGGCGACGGCAAGATCGTCTTCCGTGGCGCCAAGGGCGGCTACGGCAAGACCGTGGTGCTGCAGCACGGCAGCCGCTACAGCACCCTCTATGCCCACCTGTCGCGCTTCGCCCGCTCCCTGAAACCGGGCAGCCGGGTCCGCCAAGGCCAGGTGATCGGCTATGTCGGCCAGTCCGGTCTGGCCACCGGCCCCCACCTGCACTACGAGTTCCGGGTCAACGGCACCCACCGCAACCCCCTGACCGTGAAACTGCCGGCCGCAGCTCCTATCGAGAGCCGCTATCGCGCCGATTTCGAGAACCACAGCCGCTCGCTGCTGGCCCAGCTGGAACTGGTACGGGAACGGGAGACCCAGGTCGCCCTCAATCGCAACTGA